From the Microbacterium thalassium genome, one window contains:
- a CDS encoding YkvA family protein, with translation MWWSFLKAVKNREHRVAPTTWVVAIAAVVYTVAPIDLIPELVLGPLGFVDDIGVWAIFAVLFAREQRRWQDGLQSN, from the coding sequence ATGTGGTGGAGCTTCCTCAAAGCGGTGAAGAACCGCGAACACCGGGTCGCGCCGACGACGTGGGTCGTCGCGATCGCCGCGGTCGTCTACACCGTCGCGCCCATCGACCTGATCCCCGAACTGGTCCTCGGCCCGCTCGGCTTCGTCGACGACATCGGCGTGTGGGCGATCTTCGCCGTCCTCTTCGCGCGCGAGCAGCGGCGCTGGCAGGACGGCCTCCAGTCGAACTGA
- a CDS encoding aspartate/glutamate racemase family protein: MKTIGVLGGMSWESSLEWYRRANEGVRDRLGGYHSARILLDSLDFAEIEALQAAGDWAETGRILAAHARELETAGADVVVLCTNTMHIVADDIEAAIDVPFLHIADATASAITAAGIGTVGLLGTAFTMEQDFYRDRLARHGIRTLVPDPDDRRAVHDIIYGELVHGVVNDSSRERYREVMERLVAAGAEGIILGCTEIELLVSQADSEVPVFPTTALHVEAAVGFALRAD; encoded by the coding sequence ATGAAGACGATCGGCGTGCTCGGCGGCATGAGCTGGGAGTCGTCGCTCGAGTGGTATCGGCGTGCGAACGAGGGCGTGCGCGATCGGCTCGGCGGGTACCACTCGGCACGCATCCTGCTCGATTCGCTCGACTTCGCCGAGATCGAAGCGCTGCAGGCTGCCGGCGACTGGGCGGAGACCGGGCGCATCCTCGCGGCCCACGCCCGCGAGCTCGAGACCGCGGGGGCGGACGTCGTCGTGCTCTGCACGAACACGATGCACATCGTCGCCGACGACATCGAGGCAGCCATCGACGTGCCGTTCCTGCACATCGCCGACGCCACCGCCTCCGCGATCACGGCGGCCGGCATCGGCACCGTGGGTCTGCTCGGAACCGCGTTCACGATGGAGCAGGACTTCTACCGCGACCGCCTCGCGCGTCACGGCATCCGCACCCTCGTGCCCGACCCCGACGACCGCCGTGCGGTGCACGACATCATCTACGGCGAACTCGTCCACGGTGTCGTGAACGACTCCTCGCGCGAGCGCTATCGCGAGGTGATGGAGCGACTGGTGGCCGCCGGCGCTGAAGGCATCATCCTCGGCTGCACCGAGATCGAGCTGCTGGTGTCGCAGGCCGACAGCGAGGTGCCGGTCTTCCCGACGACAGCCCTGCACGTCGAGGCGGCGGTCGGCTTCGCCCTGCGCGCGGACTGA
- a CDS encoding sensor histidine kinase yields MERVSGAIRIGQAGITLVLLVIAGIRAIAAETPTVAVLAMALAFGGWYAAGLLWGDRTRNPVVATWWLTGLVLIWAASVIVSAEFVWLAFPLWLLAGFILRLPWAIALSAVILAIAVAAPILHTGRTDYASVIGPLVGGVFALGMARGYVALVRDGRERRRLIASLVAAQEETAALQDELARTQRDTGAGLERTRLSRDIHDTVAQSLSSIGMIARAARAGDSAETDRALSQIEQLSHEGLVDTRRIVGALAPAELEGSALGDALRRMLARMEAETGIRAELRIDETAPALPMAAEVALLRTAQSALANVRAHARARRVVVSLADAGDAVRLDIADDGIGFDATRWQAARPRPDDSGYGLRAMRARLRELGGDLDVESTPGDGAALSASVPIAPKSAE; encoded by the coding sequence GTGGAGCGAGTGAGCGGGGCGATCCGGATCGGGCAAGCGGGGATCACCCTCGTGCTGCTCGTGATCGCCGGCATCCGCGCGATCGCGGCCGAGACGCCGACCGTGGCGGTGCTCGCCATGGCTCTCGCGTTCGGCGGATGGTACGCCGCGGGCCTGCTCTGGGGAGATCGCACGCGCAACCCTGTCGTCGCGACATGGTGGCTCACGGGGCTCGTGCTGATCTGGGCCGCGTCCGTCATCGTCTCGGCGGAGTTCGTGTGGCTCGCCTTTCCGCTGTGGCTGCTCGCGGGGTTCATCCTGCGACTGCCGTGGGCGATCGCGCTCAGCGCGGTGATCCTCGCGATCGCCGTCGCGGCACCGATCCTGCACACCGGGAGGACCGACTACGCGAGCGTGATCGGGCCGCTCGTCGGGGGAGTATTCGCGCTGGGAATGGCGCGCGGCTACGTCGCGCTCGTCCGGGACGGCCGCGAGCGGCGACGCCTCATCGCCTCGCTCGTCGCCGCGCAGGAGGAGACGGCCGCGCTGCAGGACGAACTCGCCCGCACGCAGCGCGACACCGGCGCGGGCCTCGAGCGCACGCGCCTGTCACGCGACATCCACGACACCGTCGCGCAGAGCCTGTCGTCGATCGGCATGATTGCGCGAGCGGCACGCGCCGGCGACAGCGCTGAGACGGACCGCGCACTGTCGCAGATCGAGCAGCTGTCCCACGAAGGACTCGTCGACACGCGGAGGATCGTGGGGGCACTGGCGCCCGCGGAGCTGGAGGGCTCGGCACTCGGCGACGCCTTGCGACGGATGCTGGCGCGCATGGAGGCCGAGACCGGGATCCGCGCCGAGCTGCGCATCGACGAGACGGCGCCCGCCCTGCCGATGGCGGCGGAGGTCGCGCTCCTGCGCACCGCCCAGTCGGCGCTCGCGAACGTCCGCGCCCACGCGCGCGCTCGCCGCGTCGTGGTGAGCCTGGCGGATGCCGGCGACGCCGTGCGACTCGACATCGCGGACGACGGTATCGGGTTCGATGCGACCCGGTGGCAGGCCGCACGGCCGCGCCCCGACGACAGCGGCTACGGGCTGCGTGCCATGCGCGCACGGCTCCGGGAACTCGGCGGCGACCTCGACGTCGAGAGCACGCCCGGCGACGGGGCCGCGCTGTCGGCATCGGTCCCCATAGCCCCGAAGAGCGCCGAATGA
- a CDS encoding response regulator: protein MSAVRVVLVDDHPIVRAGLRALFTGDQSVEIVADAASGEEAVDLAQRLHPDVVLCDLRLGEGMDGVRTTAALRALETPPAVVILTTFDRDAEILGAVEAGASGYLLKDAPTEQIAAAIRQAAEGRLVLSPELSERVGQAMRAPRVKLTERELDVLRLLETGASNRELAKELFVTEATVKTHLVHVFDKLGVDSRSRAIAVARERGIL from the coding sequence ATGAGCGCCGTGCGGGTCGTGCTCGTCGACGATCACCCGATCGTCCGTGCCGGGCTGCGCGCGCTCTTCACCGGGGATCAGAGCGTCGAGATCGTCGCCGATGCCGCATCCGGGGAGGAGGCGGTCGATCTCGCCCAGCGCCTGCACCCGGACGTCGTGCTGTGCGACCTGCGCCTGGGCGAGGGCATGGACGGCGTCCGGACGACCGCGGCGCTGCGCGCGCTCGAGACGCCGCCCGCCGTCGTGATCCTCACGACGTTCGACCGTGACGCCGAGATCCTGGGGGCCGTGGAGGCGGGTGCCTCGGGGTATCTCCTCAAGGACGCGCCCACCGAGCAGATCGCCGCGGCCATCCGGCAGGCGGCGGAGGGGCGGCTGGTGCTGTCGCCCGAGCTGAGCGAACGCGTCGGACAGGCGATGCGCGCGCCGCGCGTGAAGCTCACCGAGCGCGAACTCGACGTGCTGCGACTGCTCGAGACCGGGGCCTCGAACCGCGAACTCGCGAAGGAGCTGTTCGTCACCGAGGCGACCGTGAAGACCCACCTCGTGCACGTCTTCGACAAGCTGGGCGTCGACAGCCGTTCGCGGGCCATTGCGGTCGCCCGGGAACGCGGCATCCTCTGA
- a CDS encoding DUF2871 domain-containing protein: MRRLFIASFAYMIAGVLSGLFYREFTKLNGFPEGASTQLGLVHTHLLTLGFIVLLVVLALDKLFALSRSRLFGWFFWLYNAGVTLTAGMLMWHGSLTVLGLESSKMIAGIAGTGHMLLAAAMVLLFLALGRAIARDRAAATSADTVSALSA; this comes from the coding sequence ATGCGTCGCCTGTTCATCGCCTCGTTCGCCTACATGATCGCCGGAGTGCTCTCGGGCCTCTTCTACCGCGAGTTCACCAAGCTCAACGGATTCCCCGAGGGAGCGAGCACGCAGCTCGGCCTCGTGCACACCCACCTGCTGACGCTGGGGTTCATCGTGCTGCTCGTCGTGCTCGCGCTCGACAAGCTGTTCGCGCTGTCGCGCAGCCGCCTGTTCGGCTGGTTCTTCTGGCTCTACAACGCCGGAGTGACTCTGACCGCGGGGATGCTGATGTGGCACGGCAGCCTCACCGTGCTGGGGCTCGAATCGAGCAAGATGATCGCGGGCATCGCCGGCACCGGCCACATGCTGCTCGCCGCCGCGATGGTGCTGCTGTTCCTCGCGCTCGGGCGCGCGATCGCCCGCGACCGGGCAGCGGCCACCTCCGCCGACACCGTCAGCGCCCTCTCCGCCTGA
- a CDS encoding YciI family protein, with product MTKYLISFPSAAMVFPEEDLPDVANAAHAVVREAKEAGVWVFGGGIDEDVPPVMVDAEGAVTDGTYPQTARIEGGYTVLDVPSREAALEWAAKFAKACRCAQEVRAFQYDPES from the coding sequence ATGACCAAGTACCTGATCTCGTTCCCCAGCGCGGCGATGGTCTTCCCCGAGGAAGACCTGCCGGACGTGGCGAATGCCGCGCACGCCGTCGTCCGCGAAGCCAAGGAGGCCGGTGTCTGGGTCTTCGGCGGCGGCATCGACGAAGACGTGCCTCCGGTCATGGTCGACGCCGAGGGCGCGGTGACCGACGGCACCTACCCGCAGACGGCGCGCATCGAGGGCGGGTACACCGTCCTCGACGTCCCGTCGCGGGAGGCTGCCCTGGAGTGGGCGGCGAAGTTCGCGAAGGCGTGCCGGTGCGCGCAGGAAGTGCGCGCGTTCCAGTACGACCCCGAGAGCTAG